From a single Cyprinus carpio isolate SPL01 chromosome A3, ASM1834038v1, whole genome shotgun sequence genomic region:
- the LOC109067105 gene encoding Fc receptor-like protein 5 isoform X1 — MELSQLPLVLLLISHIHSGHTEETSKAKVSIKPAQHVFRGETVTLRCDIDGEGVISWQYSWYKDGSANAFSKLQEHTFSPVTESDAGKYSCYGAERGGSRSSNISDAVTLTVSERTKAKVSIKPDQHVFRGETVTLRCDIDGEGVTSWQYSWYKDSSGSVFSELQEHTFSPVTESDAGKYSCYGAEIGGSRTSNISDAVTLTVSQRPKAKVSIKPDQHVFRGETVTLRCDIDGGGVTSWQYRWYKDSSLYSKLQEHTFSPVAESVTGKYFCYGAESEGSRTSQHSDEVTLKVSDIPKPTLTVLPQSSLFTGDSVTLRCEVDHLWDGWEFLWSKNSNTESTEAATKSIDSVKVSDGGEYRCRSGRGGYYTHYSEPVTVTIYERPKVKVSIKPAQHVFRGETVTLRCDIDGEGVTSWEYRWYKDGSFYNSSELQKYTFRSVTESDAGKYSCYGAERGGSRRSQHSDAVTLKVSDRAQTVLSVSPQKWLTEGDPVTLICEVYSSSTGWTFSWFSVTASPGNRYHYQLLSDSSRGAGGNYTVSSAALKHTGVYVCRAERGNPAYNTTYSNTQPVWVTGVSPQVSLVISPSRTQHFTFVSLSLSCEDQSNSDRWRVRRYTENEQWEDCSSLLWASQTGSTCTFIFTFTSDTGVYWCQSESGENYHPVNITVHYDVILESPVHPVTEGDTLTLRCLYKFTTPQNLRADFYKDGSLLQNQTTEMIISNVSKSHEGFYYCKHSERGESPKSWISVRASRSDDLNLMIIGVTAGLTVTFLITVFLVLLWRYRNNKGVRSQSPSSVSQQQNSSQTSEQNQSDGGYNTLLSGTGHIYDSVDATIKKDINTDSESGPTDLTYAEIEHKSTKTQMKKKENRGNNTESCDIVYSKLKLEMDQGAGSSDVTYAQVK, encoded by the exons CTGATGCAGGTAAATACTCCTGTTATGGAGCAGAGAGAGGAGGATCGCGCAGCTCAAACATCAGTGATGCAGTTACACTGACAGTATCAG aaagaacaaaagccaAAGTGAGCATTAAACCTGATCAACATGTattcagaggagagacagtcactctcagatgtgacattgatggtgaaggagtcactagctggCAGTACAGCTGGTATAAAGACAGTTCAGGCAGTGTTTTCAGTGAACTACAGGAACACACATTCAGTCctgttactgagtctgacgcAGGTAAATACTCCTGTTATGGAGCAGAGATAGGAGGATCACGGACATCAAACATCAGTGATGCAGTTACACTGACAGTATCAC AAAGACCAAAAGCCAAAGTGAGCATTAAACCTGATCAACATGTATTCAGAGGAGAGACAGTGactctcagatgtgacattgaTGGTGGAGGAGTCACTAGCTGGCAGTACAGATGGTATAAAGACAGTTCATTATACAGTAAACTACAGGAACACACATTCAGTCCTGTTGCTGAGTCTGTCACAGGTAAATACTTCTGTTATGGAGCAGAGAGTGAAGGATCACGCACATCACAACACAGTGATGAAGTTACACTGAAAgtatcag ATATTCCCAAACCAACTCTGACTGTGCTGCCACAGAGTTCattgttcactggagactcagtTACTCTGAGATGTGAGGTGGATCATTTATGGGATGGATGGGAGTTTCTGTGGAGTAAAAACTCAAACACTGAATCTACTGAAGCTGCAACTAAATCAATTGATTCAGTGAAAGTCTCTGATGGAGGAGAATACAGGTGCAGATCAGGAAGAGGAGGATATTACACACATTACAGTGAACCAGTAACAGTGACAATATACG AAAGACCAAAAGTCAAAGTGAGCATTAAACCTGCTCAACATGTattcagaggagagacagtcactctcagatgtgacattgatggtgaaggagtcactagctggGAGTACAGATGGTATAAAGATGGTTCATTCTACAACTCCAGTGAACTACAGAAATACACATTCAGGtctgttactgagtctgacgcAGGTAAATACTCCTGTTATGGAGCAGAGAGAGGAGGATCACGCAGATCACAACACAGTGATGCAGTTACACTGAAAgtatcag ATAGAGCCCAgacagttttaagtgtttctccacagaagtggttgactgaaggagatccagtgactctgatctgtgaggttTACAGCTCCTCTACAGGCTGGACATTCAGCTGGTTCTCTGTAACTGCTTCACCAG GCAACAGATATCATTATCAGctgctctcagacagcagcagaggagctggaggaaaCTACACTGTCAGTTCTGCTGCTCTAAAACACACAGGAGTTTATGTGTGCAGAGCAGAGAGAGGAAACCCAGCCTATAACACAACCTACAGCAACACACAGCCAGTATGGGTCACTG gtgtttctcccCAAGTCTCTCTGGTCATCAGTCCCAGCAGAACTCAACACTTcacatttgtctctctctctctgagctgtgaggACCAGAGTAACTCTGATAGATGGAGAGTGAGAAGATACACAGAGAATGAACAGTGGGAAGATTGTTCATCATTACTTTGGGCATCACAAACAGGATCTACATGTACATTCATCTTCACCTTCACTTCAGACACTGGAGTGTACTGGTGtcagtctgaatctggagagaactatcatcctgttaatatcactgtacact ATGATGTGATTCTGGAGAGTCCTGTTCATCCTGTGACTGAAGGAGATACTCTGACTCTACGCTGTTTATATAAATTTACAACTCCACAAAACCTCAGAGCTGATTTCTATAAAGATGGATCACTCCTCCAGAATCAAACTACAGAGATGATCATCTCTAATGTCTCGAAGTCACATGAGGGTTTCTACTACTGTAAACACTCAGAGAGAGGAGAGTCCCccaagagctggatctcagtcagAG CCTCAAGATCTGATGATCTCAATCTCATGATAATTGGAGTGACTGCAGGACTGACCGTCACATTTTTGATCACTGTCTTCTTGGTCCTTCTGTGGCGCTACAGAAACAACAAAG GTGTAAGATCTCAGTCTCCCTCTAGTGTCAGTCAACAGCAGAACAGCAGTCAGACATCAGAGCAGAACCAGAGTGACGGGGGATACAACACACTGCTGTCTG gaACTGGTCATATTTATGACTCTGTTGATGCAACAATTAAGAAAGACATAAATACAG ACAGTGAAAGTGGGCCTACTGATCTCACCTATGCTGAGATTGAACACAAATCTACTAAAACacagatgaaaaagaaagaaaacagag GGAACAACACTGAGAGTTGTGACATCGTTTACTCTAAACTGAAATTGGAAATGGATCAAG GTGCTGGATCTAGTGATGTGACGTATGCTCAGGTTAAATAA
- the LOC109067105 gene encoding Fc receptor-like protein 5 isoform X6, with protein sequence MIISTVSKSHEGFYYCKHSERGESPKSWISVRERPKAKVSIKPDQHVFRGETVTLRCDIDGGGVTSWQYRWYKDSSLYSKLQEHTFSPVAESVTGKYFCYGAESEGSRTSQHSDEVTLKVSDIPKPTLTVLPQSSLFTGDSVTLRCEVDHLWDGWEFLWSKNSNTESTEAATKSIDSVKVSDGGEYRCRSGRGGYYTHYSEPVTVTIYERPKVKVSIKPAQHVFRGETVTLRCDIDGEGVTSWEYRWYKDGSFYNSSELQKYTFRSVTESDAGKYSCYGAERGGSRRSQHSDAVTLKVSDRAQTVLSVSPQKWLTEGDPVTLICEVYSSSTGWTFSWFSVTASPGNRYHYQLLSDSSRGAGGNYTVSSAALKHTGVYVCRAERGNPAYNTTYSNTQPVWVTGVSPQVSLVISPSRTQHFTFVSLSLSCEDQSNSDRWRVRRYTENEQWEDCSSLLWASQTGSTCTFIFTFTSDTGVYWCQSESGENYHPVNITVHYDVILESPVHPVTEGDTLTLRCLYKFTTPQNLRADFYKDGSLLQNQTTEMIISNVSKSHEGFYYCKHSERGESPKSWISVRASRSDDLNLMIIGVTAGLTVTFLITVFLVLLWRYRNNKGVRSQSPSSVSQQQNSSQTSEQNQSDGGYNTLLSGTGHIYDSVDATIKKDINTDSESGPTDLTYAEIEHKSTKTQMKKKENRGNNTESCDIVYSKLKLEMDQGAGSSDVTYAQVK encoded by the exons AAAGACCAAAAGCCAAAGTGAGCATTAAACCTGATCAACATGTATTCAGAGGAGAGACAGTGactctcagatgtgacattgaTGGTGGAGGAGTCACTAGCTGGCAGTACAGATGGTATAAAGACAGTTCATTATACAGTAAACTACAGGAACACACATTCAGTCCTGTTGCTGAGTCTGTCACAGGTAAATACTTCTGTTATGGAGCAGAGAGTGAAGGATCACGCACATCACAACACAGTGATGAAGTTACACTGAAAgtatcag ATATTCCCAAACCAACTCTGACTGTGCTGCCACAGAGTTCattgttcactggagactcagtTACTCTGAGATGTGAGGTGGATCATTTATGGGATGGATGGGAGTTTCTGTGGAGTAAAAACTCAAACACTGAATCTACTGAAGCTGCAACTAAATCAATTGATTCAGTGAAAGTCTCTGATGGAGGAGAATACAGGTGCAGATCAGGAAGAGGAGGATATTACACACATTACAGTGAACCAGTAACAGTGACAATATACG AAAGACCAAAAGTCAAAGTGAGCATTAAACCTGCTCAACATGTattcagaggagagacagtcactctcagatgtgacattgatggtgaaggagtcactagctggGAGTACAGATGGTATAAAGATGGTTCATTCTACAACTCCAGTGAACTACAGAAATACACATTCAGGtctgttactgagtctgacgcAGGTAAATACTCCTGTTATGGAGCAGAGAGAGGAGGATCACGCAGATCACAACACAGTGATGCAGTTACACTGAAAgtatcag ATAGAGCCCAgacagttttaagtgtttctccacagaagtggttgactgaaggagatccagtgactctgatctgtgaggttTACAGCTCCTCTACAGGCTGGACATTCAGCTGGTTCTCTGTAACTGCTTCACCAG GCAACAGATATCATTATCAGctgctctcagacagcagcagaggagctggaggaaaCTACACTGTCAGTTCTGCTGCTCTAAAACACACAGGAGTTTATGTGTGCAGAGCAGAGAGAGGAAACCCAGCCTATAACACAACCTACAGCAACACACAGCCAGTATGGGTCACTG gtgtttctcccCAAGTCTCTCTGGTCATCAGTCCCAGCAGAACTCAACACTTcacatttgtctctctctctctgagctgtgaggACCAGAGTAACTCTGATAGATGGAGAGTGAGAAGATACACAGAGAATGAACAGTGGGAAGATTGTTCATCATTACTTTGGGCATCACAAACAGGATCTACATGTACATTCATCTTCACCTTCACTTCAGACACTGGAGTGTACTGGTGtcagtctgaatctggagagaactatcatcctgttaatatcactgtacact ATGATGTGATTCTGGAGAGTCCTGTTCATCCTGTGACTGAAGGAGATACTCTGACTCTACGCTGTTTATATAAATTTACAACTCCACAAAACCTCAGAGCTGATTTCTATAAAGATGGATCACTCCTCCAGAATCAAACTACAGAGATGATCATCTCTAATGTCTCGAAGTCACATGAGGGTTTCTACTACTGTAAACACTCAGAGAGAGGAGAGTCCCccaagagctggatctcagtcagAG CCTCAAGATCTGATGATCTCAATCTCATGATAATTGGAGTGACTGCAGGACTGACCGTCACATTTTTGATCACTGTCTTCTTGGTCCTTCTGTGGCGCTACAGAAACAACAAAG GTGTAAGATCTCAGTCTCCCTCTAGTGTCAGTCAACAGCAGAACAGCAGTCAGACATCAGAGCAGAACCAGAGTGACGGGGGATACAACACACTGCTGTCTG gaACTGGTCATATTTATGACTCTGTTGATGCAACAATTAAGAAAGACATAAATACAG ACAGTGAAAGTGGGCCTACTGATCTCACCTATGCTGAGATTGAACACAAATCTACTAAAACacagatgaaaaagaaagaaaacagag GGAACAACACTGAGAGTTGTGACATCGTTTACTCTAAACTGAAATTGGAAATGGATCAAG GTGCTGGATCTAGTGATGTGACGTATGCTCAGGTTAAATAA
- the LOC109067105 gene encoding immunoglobulin superfamily member 1-like isoform X5, which produces MELSQLPLVLLLISHIHSGHTEDIPKPTLTVLPQSSLFTGDSVTLRCEVDHLWDGWEFLWSKNSNTESTEAATKSIDSVKVSDGGEYRCRSGRGGYYTHYSEPVTVTIYERPKVKVSIKPAQHVFRGETVTLRCDIDGEGVTSWEYRWYKDGSFYNSSELQKYTFRSVTESDAGKYSCYGAERGGSRRSQHSDAVTLKVSDRAQTVLSVSPQKWLTEGDPVTLICEVYSSSTGWTFSWFSVTASPGNRYHYQLLSDSSRGAGGNYTVSSAALKHTGVYVCRAERGNPAYNTTYSNTQPVWVTGVSPQVSLVISPSRTQHFTFVSLSLSCEDQSNSDRWRVRRYTENEQWEDCSSLLWASQTGSTCTFIFTFTSDTGVYWCQSESGENYHPVNITVHYDVILESPVHPVTEGDTLTLRCLYKFTTPQNLRADFYKDGSLLQNQTTEMIISNVSKSHEGFYYCKHSERGESPKSWISVRASRSDDLNLMIIGVTAGLTVTFLITVFLVLLWRYRNNKGVRSQSPSSVSQQQNSSQTSEQNQSDGGYNTLLSGTGHIYDSVDATIKKDINTDSESGPTDLTYAEIEHKSTKTQMKKKENRGNNTESCDIVYSKLKLEMDQGAGSSDVTYAQVK; this is translated from the exons ATATTCCCAAACCAACTCTGACTGTGCTGCCACAGAGTTCattgttcactggagactcagtTACTCTGAGATGTGAGGTGGATCATTTATGGGATGGATGGGAGTTTCTGTGGAGTAAAAACTCAAACACTGAATCTACTGAAGCTGCAACTAAATCAATTGATTCAGTGAAAGTCTCTGATGGAGGAGAATACAGGTGCAGATCAGGAAGAGGAGGATATTACACACATTACAGTGAACCAGTAACAGTGACAATATACG AAAGACCAAAAGTCAAAGTGAGCATTAAACCTGCTCAACATGTattcagaggagagacagtcactctcagatgtgacattgatggtgaaggagtcactagctggGAGTACAGATGGTATAAAGATGGTTCATTCTACAACTCCAGTGAACTACAGAAATACACATTCAGGtctgttactgagtctgacgcAGGTAAATACTCCTGTTATGGAGCAGAGAGAGGAGGATCACGCAGATCACAACACAGTGATGCAGTTACACTGAAAgtatcag ATAGAGCCCAgacagttttaagtgtttctccacagaagtggttgactgaaggagatccagtgactctgatctgtgaggttTACAGCTCCTCTACAGGCTGGACATTCAGCTGGTTCTCTGTAACTGCTTCACCAG GCAACAGATATCATTATCAGctgctctcagacagcagcagaggagctggaggaaaCTACACTGTCAGTTCTGCTGCTCTAAAACACACAGGAGTTTATGTGTGCAGAGCAGAGAGAGGAAACCCAGCCTATAACACAACCTACAGCAACACACAGCCAGTATGGGTCACTG gtgtttctcccCAAGTCTCTCTGGTCATCAGTCCCAGCAGAACTCAACACTTcacatttgtctctctctctctgagctgtgaggACCAGAGTAACTCTGATAGATGGAGAGTGAGAAGATACACAGAGAATGAACAGTGGGAAGATTGTTCATCATTACTTTGGGCATCACAAACAGGATCTACATGTACATTCATCTTCACCTTCACTTCAGACACTGGAGTGTACTGGTGtcagtctgaatctggagagaactatcatcctgttaatatcactgtacact ATGATGTGATTCTGGAGAGTCCTGTTCATCCTGTGACTGAAGGAGATACTCTGACTCTACGCTGTTTATATAAATTTACAACTCCACAAAACCTCAGAGCTGATTTCTATAAAGATGGATCACTCCTCCAGAATCAAACTACAGAGATGATCATCTCTAATGTCTCGAAGTCACATGAGGGTTTCTACTACTGTAAACACTCAGAGAGAGGAGAGTCCCccaagagctggatctcagtcagAG CCTCAAGATCTGATGATCTCAATCTCATGATAATTGGAGTGACTGCAGGACTGACCGTCACATTTTTGATCACTGTCTTCTTGGTCCTTCTGTGGCGCTACAGAAACAACAAAG GTGTAAGATCTCAGTCTCCCTCTAGTGTCAGTCAACAGCAGAACAGCAGTCAGACATCAGAGCAGAACCAGAGTGACGGGGGATACAACACACTGCTGTCTG gaACTGGTCATATTTATGACTCTGTTGATGCAACAATTAAGAAAGACATAAATACAG ACAGTGAAAGTGGGCCTACTGATCTCACCTATGCTGAGATTGAACACAAATCTACTAAAACacagatgaaaaagaaagaaaacagag GGAACAACACTGAGAGTTGTGACATCGTTTACTCTAAACTGAAATTGGAAATGGATCAAG GTGCTGGATCTAGTGATGTGACGTATGCTCAGGTTAAATAA